The genomic stretch ATCAGCGGCTCGGCCAGCCTGACAGGAGCCAATACCGCCGTGCCAAGCTTCGTGGCGCCACTCAACGGCAGGGTGGTCGCGCGGCTCACGGTCACCGACAGTCAGGGCAAGAGCGCCAGCGACGATGTCACGGTGACCGTCAGCAACACCGCGCCGGAGCTGGCATCGATTGGTGCCCGGCAGGCTGTTCTGGGGCAGCCGCTCAATTTCCAGGTGAGCGCACGGGATGCCAATACCGATACGGTCACGCTCTCGGCAACGGGACTTCCGTCGGGCGCGCGGTTCGACGCTGCTACGGGACAATTCAGCTGGCCTCAGGCCGGTCCGCTCGGCAACTATACGGTGACTTTCACCGCAACGGATGCGGGTGGATTGCGCGACAGCGAAAATGTCACTATCAATGTCCTTGATATGACCTCCATTTCCAGCTCTGCCCAGAGCCAGGGCAGCCCAGCCCCCAGCTCATCTGCAATGGGCGGTGGTGGCGGTCTCGACGCCGGGGCGCTCACCTTGCTGATGGCAGGTCTGGGTGCAGCACAGTGGCAGCGCCGCAAGCAGAAAAAATGACGGGGAGGATGACCGATGGCTGGATTCGCACTTCGTACGACCGCACTCCTGGCCCTGGGCATGATTGGCCTGACGGGTTGCGCGTCGATGCCAGGGCAGCAGGAGCAGGAAAAGTGGCAGGTACACTACGCCCGCTCCGGGGGCTTCGCCGGTGAGCAGAAAACCCTGACCCTGAACAGCCAGGGCGGGGTGGTCATCGCTGACAGCCGGCAGGGCAAGTGGCTGATGCGCAATCTCAGCCCCGCCGAGGTCCGGCCCGTTGCCGCCAGCCTGCGTGAACTGATGTCCGGTTCCACCGGCGCGGGAAGTCCGGCTGGCACCTGCGCCGACTGCCTGCACTACAAGCTCGACATCGTCTGGAAAGGCCAGCGCCAGCAAGCCAGCCTGGATGATCGTTCGCTGGCATCCTCGGGCTATGCGCCGCTGGTCAACCAGCTTAATGCACTGATCGCGCGCTATCCCCCGCAATAGATTCCTGCTGGCCGGCAGGATCCGGTCGAAGACTGATGGGCAAGGCGCGCCATTCCAGCGACACTCAGGACTTTGTTCCAGCCGTGAAAGGGTGGCGTGCCCATGCCGGATTCCCGCAGCGAAGCCAGTTCCGCCGCAGCCAGGCCGGATCAGTTTACCCTGCCAGACAGCCTGATTGCTTATCTGGCAGGCGAGCGTTCGCCGCCACTGGCCCTGATGCAGCTTTTGTTGCATTGCGGGTCGGTGACGGCCTGCGAGCAGCTGCTCGAAGCGGCTGGCGCGCATGGCTCAAGCGTTCAGGTGGTTCAGCGGCAAGGCCTGGAGGAACTTCGCCATCTGTTGGCCAGCCGGCGCGAACAGTGCCTGAGCCTTGAACCCCTGCTACAGGCGGAACTGCCCGGAGATGATGGCGGGCAGGATTCGGTGAGTGCCTGGGCGCAGTTTTTCGATGCTGCCGTGGCGCAGGCGGCACCTGCCAGTGTCGCCCTCTATTCCCTGGGTGACCCCGAACTGCTGGACGCCGCGACCGGGGAAGTACTGGACTATTTCACTGAGCAGGGCCTGCTCGGCCCCAGGCGTCGCATCCTGCAGATTGGCTGCGGCATCGGTCGCTTCGAGGCTGTGTTGGCACCGCTGGTGGCCGAGGCGCATGGCATCGACATCTCGCCGGGCATGATCAATGCGGCCCGGCAACGCTGCGCCGGGCTTGCCAATGTGCATCTTGCCTGCTGTTCGGGAAGGGATCTCGCGCCCTTTGCCGACTTTTCGCTCGACATGGTCTATGCTGTCGACAGTTTTCCCTATCTGCACGAATCCGGTGGCGCATTGCTCGAAACGCATTTTGCCGAAAGTGCGCGGGTGCTGACGCGAGGCGGCGACCTGCTGATCCTCAACTTTTCCTACCGCAATGACCCCGAGCAGGATTCACGCGAGATCAACCGGCTCGCAACAAGGCACGGCTTCAAGGTGCTGGTCGATGGCGTACAGCCTTTCAGGCTCTGGGACGGGCGGGTCTGGCACCTGCGCCTGGCTTGATTTGCTGCTGGAGTTTAGTTCATTCCTGCCCAGGCAGTGTATCCTGAGAAACGGCCCTGGATAAAAAAGAAGGAGAAACATGTCCCTGCTCAAGGAAAAAGCCTTTCTGCTGTCACTGCTGGCCATTGCCCTGCTCTACCCTTTCGAGCATGCACTGCTTGGCTACGGGCTTGGAGGT from Thermithiobacillus plumbiphilus encodes the following:
- a CDS encoding class I SAM-dependent methyltransferase, translating into MPDSRSEASSAAARPDQFTLPDSLIAYLAGERSPPLALMQLLLHCGSVTACEQLLEAAGAHGSSVQVVQRQGLEELRHLLASRREQCLSLEPLLQAELPGDDGGQDSVSAWAQFFDAAVAQAAPASVALYSLGDPELLDAATGEVLDYFTEQGLLGPRRRILQIGCGIGRFEAVLAPLVAEAHGIDISPGMINAARQRCAGLANVHLACCSGRDLAPFADFSLDMVYAVDSFPYLHESGGALLETHFAESARVLTRGGDLLILNFSYRNDPEQDSREINRLATRHGFKVLVDGVQPFRLWDGRVWHLRLA